Below is a genomic region from Tepidiforma bonchosmolovskayae.
CTTCTTCCAGGTCGACCCGGAGCGGCCGATTACGGCGAACGTCCCGCTGCGGCTTGTCGGCGAGGCGCCGGCGGTGCGCGACCTTGCGGGGACGCTCCTCCCCGGCATCGAAATTGTGTCGGTGCGGTGCCGCCCGCTGGATATTCCGGACACCATCCCGGTCGACATTGCACCGCTCAAGGGGTTCGACTCGGTGCTGACGGTGGGCGACATTACGCCGCCGCCGGGGGTCGAGATCCTGACGGACCCCTCGGTGGTGGTGGCGACCGTGGCGAAGCCGCGCCTGCGCGGCCAGCGCGGCGGCTAACCCCAGGGCGCTGTGGCCGAACGAAACTACCCGGCGGACCAGGCAGAAGCGGGCCTGCGGCTGTTTCTCGGCTGGTTCGGGCCCCACTACGCGCGCAGCACATCGGTTGAGGACGCAAGTTCGGACGGGACCACGCTGACAGCGAAGGTCATCGTCGGGCGGAGGTGGTCGCTGCGGACGACCGTGGTG
It encodes:
- a CDS encoding 50S ribosomal protein L25; the encoded protein is MAERVTIEAAPRTVLGKKVKQLRAEGRLPANVYGKAIPSRAIEIDARQFARTIKSAGLRAMIELKVAGETEPRYVILRGIARAHGTGEPIHVDFFQVDPERPITANVPLRLVGEAPAVRDLAGTLLPGIEIVSVRCRPLDIPDTIPVDIAPLKGFDSVLTVGDITPPPGVEILTDPSVVVATVAKPRLRGQRGG